Proteins encoded within one genomic window of Macaca thibetana thibetana isolate TM-01 chromosome 3, ASM2454274v1, whole genome shotgun sequence:
- the LOC126949882 gene encoding 40S ribosomal protein S29-like, producing MGHQQLYWSHPRKFGQGYSSCRVCSNRHGLMCLNMCRQCFPQYLKDIAFIKLD from the coding sequence ATGGGTCACCAGCAGCTGTACTGGAGCCACCCGCGAAAATTCGGCCAGGGTTATAGCTCTTGTCGTGTCTGTTCAAACCGGCACGGTCTGATGTGCCTCAATATGTGCCGCCAGTGTTTTCCTCAGTATTTGAAGGATATTGCTTTCATTAAGTTGGACTAA